A segment of the Dunckerocampus dactyliophorus isolate RoL2022-P2 chromosome 19, RoL_Ddac_1.1, whole genome shotgun sequence genome:
GAGGATATTTTTAGTGAAGGTAAGATCACTAAATCATCCAAATGTAGTAGGTATATTGTTTTACATACAAATATGTTTCATGGAAAACGACCATACCCCTTTGGTTGTCGTGGTTACAGTACAATCGTAGCCACATGCTTCAGATAAAGATTAAATCACATTCTTTGGACCAAGGTCAGAAAATACAAACTTTCCATTGAGCTGCATGAAGGTCATCGGATGTCCTTCTTGACCCTGCAGATAAGGTTGGTGGTCACAAGAGGGCATTCCACATTGGAAGACAGTTTTTGTCATTGAAAATGAAAGTAAATCACTGctttaatgcatttcatttatgAGCAGCTCAGATGTTTGTAATCAATTGtgttatggagaaaaaaaaggcctCGAAAGGTCCTGAAAGGGGCCTATAAAATAGTAGTAGTGATGTGTAAAGTAcgctaaaatacaaaaaatagaaaaaaatatgccatttagaATCAAATCATACAAtagattattaaaataattataattaaagacaataaaacataaaaactgaaaaaacaatgaGTTGTAATAAAagtaaagtgtaaataaaaataataaaaaacacacatagaaCTATGTATGTAATAATAGCAATTATGAGcagagaaaaacaataaaactaaaaaaaaaacaacaagaaattgtcaataaaacaatacaaatattgCTGTTATTGATGTTtgacaataaaatgtatttataaggGTAAAATCATAGATTTAAGTGCATTTATTGAAATCATTTGTCATCATTGCCCCTGATTAGTGCCAGGTGACTCGACAGGATCGTCTCTAAAGGAGTGTGTCACATACAGGTCACTGACATTTGACCCTGAAGGTCAAACTGTCCATTTGAGGTATTTTTGAGGGGGGTGGAAACCCAGTGCGTCTTTTTCTTTGGTTGTTCTTCACAGCCTGGGAGCCCTGATGTGTGTTGCTAATCAGCCAACCAGCAACTGTTGGCGTCCATCATAGTCCTGAATGCCAGGATCTTATAACATTTAAAGTAAGAATTGTACCTTGGGGGTTCcctcgcattttttttttgagttaGCAGTGTCCTTTAATGGGACAGTGTAGCTGAAATAAGTGCAATGTAATTATTGATGACAACTCAGTGGTTTATTTTTGTCCCTATCATGTCTTGTTGGGCACTCACAGCAGGCACTTAGTGCTGTGTGTGGTTTAAACTGCAGCTCTAATGGTGTTTAGACTACAATACACCGACACACAACCCAAAAGCCACATTTTTCATATTGAAATTCATTTTCAAGCAAACTTACATCATGTGAACTTATAGATGCACCTCTATTGCTGGCCGGGCATAGCGAAAGTCTGCTCAGATGAGCCATGACTCATCTGATAAGATTAATGAATCACATGATTATGCAGGGGAactcccacccccaccaccagcATCCCAAAAGGACAGCATCAAAACGTGACAAGACAGATTAACGGCTTAATTATGTTCCAAGACGAACTCTTGAAAATGGTCCTCAGAGAGCCCCTGCTGTAATGTACTGAAAGAAATGGACTTAAAGTCACGTCTGATTTTAGTCTCAAAGCTGTATGCattaatttaaatgtttttaatgtgttaATTTAACACCATGTGTTATTGTGATTAGTGCAGCGGCGTCAAACTCCACCAagcaacaataaaaatatataaatcatgAGTACAGCAGCCTGTGCGTGTCCAACTGCTTTGTGTTTAGCCCTGAAGACACCAAAAATAAGTCATGATCTCCTGCACACGAGAGCTATTTTAATGAGCTCAGGACAAGCTGAGCTCTTCCTCTTTTAGGAGGAACCGTTTAAAAAGGGAGGAGAATTTGCAGAGTCACTAAAGACAGATGAGCACACGCAAGAAAGGACAGAATTTATTTTACTGATGCAGCAGTATTCAcccaaataaagcaaaaagagaaaaaactaatctgtttttaattgaaataaaaaagatatatttcttagctgctcgacAGTTCATTGGTGATTCTAACATAAAACCCACTACCATGTTttcacatgacaaaaaatacatactgtacgttaTGCAGAGATGCCTGCGGCTGCtgtatcattttcatttcacgtTTATGCCATTCATCAGGTTACTATTGGCCCCTCCTCTTTTGGAGACCTTGCGGACATGTCCTCGCTCCTTCTCACCGGTCTTTGCTTCGTGCAGACATTCGGCCCTTTGTTGTCGGGCCCGCAAGTGACGGTAACAAGAGCTGAAACAGTGGCACAATGGACCCCTGTGAGTGTGCGAGACCCTGAGTCGTCTTCCTCCTGGAGGCTGGGAACCTGATAAATATAAAAAGGTGTTCTGCAAACGCAGTCACGGGGCAACAGTTGTTAGGGTCgccaagtttattttcattttctttgagTACAGTTCATCTCATGTTAAACTCCCAGACTGGCACAAAATCACTTCCCCCCCGGCCTGAAAGACTTGGAAGGATTTGGATGTGTTCCCAAGCAGCTTAGATTCATAACTGGGTCAGTGCCGAGCCGTACACCCGACAGGCATTGTGATTGTGATGGTGATCTTTCAAGGGGCGATACtagagaaatgaaacttggacatACTCCAGAGTAGTAAAGGTATACCTTGCAACTAGCGGCGTTCTCGCGAGATTAACACATggcgagatttctcgtttggagaaaagctgtatcatgagagcagggcagccagaagccaatcagactgtgaactatcaTAATACAGTAATACGGAAGTGACAGTGCCCGGGGCATTATTGAAAGCgaacattaagtgctttatgcacaccTTGCAATTCAACCTACCTTGTTGTTCCCAGCGTCAGGATCAGCGAGTGACTTGTGGCTcttttttccatcagagttaaacagctgcttgctacttgtttatgtccaagcagaagctgtagtaattctacatttgatcaactttgcttaaagatttgtcagatcaacccacgtagatgttcggatttgtctgcacccttaatcgcTGAGCGGTTCTATTCACACTCATTGCATTTGCATCACTTTCAGACACCCACGATAACCGGTTTTGTTTCATAACACACTTCATACACGGAAGAACTcttgtgttgacaatttagctacattgtcgctatatttagccagTAAGGATGCACAAGTTTTTCTTGCATCATaaatttattcggtaattaaatacaaggcaTCAACAATGGTGAAGAAGCCGCCGTGCAGGCGAGTGGGAGGGAGCTCCAACTCCGCAAGCTGTGCAAGCGGTAAAAAagccctccacaatgcaacccaactgCAGCTCCCCATTGTAGCTAGCACTCATGCCAGACcgtgatgctaccaccaccatgcttggcgctatttagacaataatggctgtggcTTGAGTCATTTCCAGTGGATAATAAATCTATACGGCTATGCAAGCTGCACACAGTCTACTCTAAAGTAGCCTATATCCAAGTTTCCTCTCTCTAGTGTTGTCCCTgaacaaaatatacagtagttccCTACTTTTCGCAGCGGTTAAGCCTACTTGCTCCTAAAATCACTTATACTAACACTCATGACTAAATGAGTGCGTTCCAAAAGTCATGTGATGTTGTGATGCATgttgtgttcatgtttgtgACTTCCTCCTGGTAACAATGATTAATTAAAGGCTGCTTCGCTAGTTCCTAGCATGTGACATGGGCGACTTTTGTAGAGTTTGGCGCAACAAGAagagggaaaaaacaacagcgagGTCACAGTGGGCGACttcataattttatttattcattcatttaaatacATCAAGTACAGCTGTGTTTGCTTGTGGTGAATGTACAGTTCAATACCACCATTTTTGCTGCATTTCGCAAACCTTTTTACGTGTACCTCCCTTTTTGTTAGGcggaattgtgcaaatgtgcaAATCTTAGGTTGTTGTTACTGAACAGACACAACAtttgtatccttttttttttggtaaatatgCTTCCCCATACGGAATAAAGAATCAAATATCTTACATTTCTTATCTGTCTTAAAGCATACAGTGTGTTCAAACAGGACACACACCTTATCATAACGGTACGGTACAATCATACCAGTAATACCAAGggaacatttttgtctcagctGTATTCAAATCTCAGCAACACAAACGCACAGCAGACTAGTTGAAAGATTCAGCTCTTGTTACAAGAAGTTccttttgttatgttttatttttggagaaatTTCCTTGATTTGTGCCGACTTTCCTGTTCCTGTCAacaatattttatcattttaacaCCAGGGCATATTATGTTCATAAAACTCTTTGATTTAAAAGCATTAAAAGTTTTTCAAGTAATGTATGAGGATTCACGTGAGTTTACAGTTTaaatttagcaatttttttgttcagtgtaaTTTTAAATGGCCTGCTTATCACAGTAAAATGTTCATTCTTAcgcctgttttttcattttaatagaGTTTGCTTGATTTACACCAAATTTCCAGGTAATTGCCTGTAGCCAGTGCATTAGTTTTTGCACCAAATTTCTTCAAAGAACAAAATCAGTGGTTAGATAGCCACAGCAGCTAAATAAGCACAATCACAACATTGACTTTTTGCTGCGTCACAAGCAGCGCCTGTCTCCATTTCAGGGTCAGTGACCCTTAACACATGTAATctgctctaaaaaaaaattttcctAAGAGGATCTGTAAGGGACGATGGTATCACTTGGCTCGCACTGACCTCCTTTCTTGCTAATCTCTCGCTTGCGCACTCATACTGTGTTTTTTTGATAGAGCCAGGATGCCATATTTACTGCTAATTTACATTCTTTGTCTCTGATACATTCATATGCTGTCGAAGTTGTACAAAGCCTCCAATAGGACACAACACAGGACAAACAACTCCTACTCATTTGACTACGTTTGTCTGGTGTGACACTGGTTTGCAACTGGGCGAGATCCAGTGTGTTTCAGCTGAATGTCGCCCAGTCCAGCTCACAGTACAAACTGGAAGCATCTCCTGTCACGTTCTACTAATCTCATTCAGCTTCAAAGTGATATGTACAACGTCATGTGCAGGTTCCTTGTGcaaataaagtgcaaagtaGCAGCTGCTGCAAGACTAAACAAGTGCAATTCTGCTTTGGGGGAAAATGGATGTAGTGCCACAACGGCTCCAGCAGATGCCGctgtagattaaaaaaaattaagtaaacAATTACTGTATAACTAATACAGGAGGCTAATTTCAGCGGTAGGCTCAAGTGGGGTTTGAACACGTGCTTGTACTTGCAGGTGCAATTTTGGTTTACAAACATTGCATTTGTACTATTATTTCATActtattttttgtatatattttccctttttaaaaaatctgatgTTCCCGTTTACCACTAAATGGAGCCTGCGTACCACCAGTGGTACCcgtaccacagtttgagaataAATGGCTTAGGCAATCCATTGTCTGTGTGCTTTAGTACACTGCCAGTCAAGGAGAAATTGGAAGTTTAGAAAAGCACACCAGACAGTAAGAAAAAGTACCAACAAAACACAACGCCATACTGGCCTAAAGGTGACAATATTGACTCAAAAATCGAACTTagctaaaacaacaaaacacggTGACATTACTGCCGTCAACTGCGTGTGTCCCAGGTCGTCCATTTTATCTGAAGAGGCGACTGGCCGGCTTGTAGTGCAGCATCAGTTGGCGGGAGCTGTATCCGGACACGCCGACCCCCATGAATCCCAGCAGGAAAGCCAGGCGAGGCATCACGGGGCCGTCCCGGCTCTGCAGCACCGTCTGTGCCGCCTGAGTCTGAAAGGGAGAGCACGGGTCACCACCAGACCACTTGTAATCACTACAACAGCCACCTCTAGCTTCCATCAGCACTATCGATGAAGATGGTGACAAAGCCACTCTCCTCCTGGTTCTGGCCACTGTGGTGTCCTTGAAGACGTGGTTGTGGTCAATAAACGCTCTTATCCCAGCGATGGTCTTCCCATATGGGAAGATCCTCACTAGAATctccatttgtttttatttctttcaaaTGAGCCATTGTGTTTGCACATTTCAGTCCTGGGCAGCTTTATGAAGAATTCGGAATTCTGAGCCAATCCAAGATGCACCCTAAAGTCAAATATAGGTTCAGTCaatatattaaattatattattaattatgatgctgtacagtggaacctctgaattTGTACACCTCAGAAATCGtacatttctggaaaaaaaaatacacctcaGAAGTCAAAATCTTAAATCTTGTTAGATCTTGTTAGATTCAATGATCTATAAAagtttgttttgccttttttttggctgttttgtGATGCTACAGCAAAATGCGATGATggccatagaacaggaaatggaacttatTACATAGGAAAGGGTCTGGGTATTAAATACAATATGAGCAATTGAATTTTTGACAGTACCTGATAACACTTATACACTACTCATTTATTTGATAGGaacaagtacagtacagtatatacatttcaCATTTCATATACTATAACACTTAAAGCCATGGCTAATTTGCAATACTTGTAATCTAGAAGGGCCTCTACAAAAACAACGATTACACAAACAATTACAGCAGTTAAAATACTTAAAAGACGCTTGACAAAGGCATACAACATTTCACAGTCATATAGTTATATTtgggaaatatttttaaaatactgcTAGGGTGACAGAATTGCACTATCAACATATTTTTATTCCCTCTCCATTAGTCAGGCAAAGGGTGGGCAGTTACAGTAAGTTATACAGTATGCTATTGTATTTAAGTTGTATTTAATTTGGTTAATCTGGCACTTGTATGTCAATTAACAATGTCATATATATTCTTCTCGTGTCATGCATGAATAATTTGGGGCTAATTTCCAAATACAGTATTGTGTGCACAGAGGTCAGCTATGTGAAGCGTTACACTAGCCAAGGCAGAATGAGCCATTCATCTtgatttttccttttcctttgttCAATGTAGCTCACTTCTGCTGCAAGACCAACCATGAATCAGTGTTACGCACCTGGAGGTATCTAATGTATCCAGGGGTCAATCGAGGGATGCGGAAAAACatctttgtcttcttcttgcCTGCACACCAGCCCTCAGGACTCTGCCTGGCAACACCAAGAGCCTCTGGTGCCGCTCCCTTGGTGGTTCTCCAGTTTTTCGAGGTCTCCTGTGTCCACAAGACACACTCTCCTCACTCCCTTTTCGCAGATACACCTGCCCATGTGATGAAGCTGGTccctatatatatacataaaccCTTGCCACCATTATGTAAGCCGGTCACATGCATTTTACTGATCAACTGTTCGTGTGTGTGCATTGGTGTCAGCGGAGGATTAGGTGAGCCTCTGGAGATGTGCTGGATTAATGCACCTGTAGGAGATGGTCCACAGGAGCCACCAATTAAGGGGGATGAACAAAGAAAGCAAAGTGATGACGTCTACACAGACCTGGTTTGGCACCTTGACACTTGGGATCACTACATTGGAGGCCAGGGGTTGAAAAGGAGAATTGCAGTGTGTTGTAAAAATGCAAGAAAGGGCTGTGCTGCCACAGAGGAACATACTGACATAGAAATGCAGTAGCttgtacattttattacatGCTTCTCAGTGTTTTCCATTGTCATATCAAACATTTTCACATGTTCTGTATAGCTGCACCAGTGAAAACTCGTGTAATGTGTTGACAGACAGCTCAGGATTGCTGAACTTGTGTACCAAGGAAGGATTAATCCAATCCAGAACACATGCAACATCTAATCGCTTAATTACAAAGACAAGACAAGAGTGCAATTAAAAACTGAAGCAAATGTGTTCAAGCCATGTTATTCTTGAGCcatgaagaaaataaaagtcCCTTTATTGTAATGTCAAAAGCTTTAATGCACTGACCCTTTCCCTCCATATTGGTGCTACCACAACACTTGTTGATATTATAAAGTAGTGAAAGAACAGTTGCATTCTCTACTATTAATGACGGGTCTGAATGTGGAAAATGTCAACTTGTAGGATGCAACAAAATGTGatatagaaaaaaaagagcgaaataaaaaaaaacatttaaaaaaattcaaaagaaATGCGGTGCAAGacataaacaaaatacattaaaataccaATTTTGATAGTGATTTCTGACATATATACACTTAAATTCCATCATAAACGGGATAAATGTTTCTGTCGTGTACTTAAACGTGtgaaatattttcttttgtttttaaaatgcagGCAAGTTTGTCGGTTGTCATTCGTGACGTCATAATTCAGCGTCCTGCACAAAACACACGCGCCCTCAATAGTACAAGGACCCATAGGAGGGTGAAAAAAACGACCTGAAATTTCAATGTGAAACTTAGGCCAATAGAACTGGAATTATCAACAAAAGTTGCATTCGGACTCCGGAATCTTGGAGTTTACCGACTATCGCTGAGGAGTGAAGTTGACGCCTGAGCCGGTAGATCAGGACTAAATGGCTATGCTAGGTGGCTCACAGCTAAAGCTACGCAGTTTCGTTTCGTTGGAAAGAGAAACAACAACCCGAACCATCGCATCTAAAGGGCTGATTctgtttatttccaaatataattatatttaccACACGTAGAGTACGCTCATGTTACTGTTGTTTGTTCCCCATTACGACATATATTCGTTAAAGTCACATAGTAGTTACAACAACATAGTATGCAGTGCTACATTAAGGGAGTTGGTGTTATGTGACTTAAGTGTCTGTATATTCTTTACTAAATCAAAGCATGTTAAAGCGCCCCAAAGTACAGCCTGTgaatgatgaagcctgctcgaatgagaggcgaaacgtcatCTAAGAAGACAACCTGAATAGTCCAATTGGGATTGATTCAATTCACTGAGAAATCAGAAGTGTTATGATTCATTATTTGAACATAGCGGGGTAATCATTTAGCTAAAAAAATATGAGTTTCTCAGTGCCACATGCAAAGTCCAAAAAGCTTCAGTAATGTAAAGGTTCTGAATGCATTTGcgttttgggttgtttttagCACAGTAGGAAAAGTTACTTACTTGGTTATGCTGTAaaactgtttgacgtgtgtttttttatgctgtGTGTTCTGCTGCAGACATGAAGAGAAGAACCGACACAGCTCCTTTACAGGCTACTAAGAGGCATTGTGATGACAGCAGCTCTGATGAAGAGTTAAGATTGTCCAGACAAGGGAGACCGCCTTTCCTTGGTATTTCACTTATCAAGAAAACAGTTCAAACTGTTGATTTTTGGCACATTGATTCATTTTTGATCCTTTCCAGAGTCCAGCCAAAATGACACTCTTAGCGACAAGGAGGAACCCCGAGCCGGATTCTCCACGCCTTCCGTATCTGTCGAAACCCAGGACCCAGACTCCCCCGCGCAGAGTACCACATTCTCCATGTACAACAGTGCGTCAAAGAACATGATGGTAACGTTGAAAATGTCACGCTAACACAAGATGCAAAGGATAAAATGTGTTGTACAAGATATAATTTCAGCTTTAGTGTCAAACTTTCAATTGAAAAATGAGGTCTACCATCAACCAGATGACACATTTTGACATAATAATTGCATgctttcctgtatttttttttacttttgtcgaACAACATGTTGCATGATAcacatttcaatgtgttttaataaataactaaaaactatatataattatataaaataattgtTGTAGCATACTAAGCAAgcttaaaaatgtgtgtgcaaaGTGGCTTAAATTTGACCAAAGAAAGGGTGTACTGTGTACTATGATTCTTGGCATCTATAGAAATGACATAACTTGGTAAATGGCTTAACCCATGCAGGCCAAGATGGGCTTCCGTGTGGGCGAGGGTCTTGGGAAGTTTGGTCAGGGTCGCAAAGAGATAGTGGAGGCGTCAACCCAGAGAGGACGACGAGGTCTCGGCCTCATGCTGCAGGGTTTTCAGGGGGAGCTCAATGTGGACTGGCGAGATGAACCTGAGGTATGTACCACCAATGCAGTGACCTTTTTGTTGACTTATGATTTATCATTAGAATACCTCCTCTCTAATAAATGATGTACCTTAAATAAACATCTGGTACTCTCTGCAATTAAGTAAATAAAGCCctggaaatatatttttacccactgtatgtgtgtctcCAGCCCAGTGCCACAGAAAAGGTCGACTGGTTCCCAGAATGCACTACTGAAATTCCAGATGCAGATGAATTGAGGGACTGGATGACAGTGGGACCAGTAAACACTTACTTTCCATTAATACatagtattactgtattatcattactATTCTCCATCTGAACCGGATTCCCCTCTTCTTTTACAGAGCAAAATGAAGATTGAGGATGAAATTGAGTTTTGCACTGAAGACCTCCTGCACACTCTTCTAAGGTACAAGGTGGGTTCACATTTGGACTGAAtgattctgcaaaaaatgtggatcatgATTTCCTTGGCTAGAATTGAGATTGAAATTACCtgggacatttttttgtgttatggtCTGGTTACTACTAAGGATCGACCGATAGGTTTTTTTCAGagctgataccgataccaatatttcAGTCAATCAGGCCAATAACCGATATTTGGAGCAGATATTCATTTGCAGGAAAAGTGGAAATGTTGGCGACAATATTATGAATAATACACTCTCCAACTTACAACTTACTTTAACTcaaattattttgcttattcCATGCAATACGATTCATCTACTATGTAGTATGTATAGTAATGTGTAGTAGTGTATGTATTGTAGTATGACCAGATGTTTACTTGGGTGTAGTTTGCCATTAGAGTTTATGCAGTTATGCACGGTGTTCAAACATATTGTGTTACATATTAAAAtcataaattaaaacatatttccCTTGATCCTTTAGGTACACAAGTAGGATGTTATCGATGTCCCAAAGGGACAATGTAACGAGATCATCATGCAATTGACTTGCATTTGAGTCAAAAGAAACAAGGAACATGACGGATGACATCCTgtcttatctgttttttttgcgatcaaatgtagaattactgcacCAGCGTACATGCTGGGAGCTTGTTAGCTTCAGCGCTACGTGCAGTACAGATGAGTTTATTTCCCAGTAGCGGTTAATGAGTTAGATGGATATTTTCTTGCACTCCTATTTGCTTGGACGCTATGCCACCCTTGTTTCACGAAGggaagtacagttgtccctcgtttatcgtgggggacaggttcccaaaTAGCCCACAGTAAGTGAAAACCACGAAGTAgcccacttttttttgttgcaattaTTATATACTGCATCAGCGACTGTAAAACCCCCCACCATACACTCTATACactttttctcagacaggcattaacattttgtcaCCTGTCTGTCTTGTATTAACCTacgacacaagaaatgattaagtgactcacgcatatttcactcctctgacatAGTCTCATCATCATCCTGCCGtagttccgctgtactgtagcgtgtttctatccttgttaaaacatattgttcctgTCGTcgtcttttcctcctccttcctcctttcataaaggcgccctacagctgcaacttcttcctcctccttcacctTTTGGGTGTGACCACAAGTGCCTTTGACATTGCAGAGcgttttgtcgacattgtgggcattgtcggggataaaacttgcaaacacacagcacttcagagtcacacgGCTAGCGATCGAACATTTATCTAAATTCGGCAAGCCGAATGCATTTTATACTGCACAGGGAGGCACGGAGAAGAtttattgacaatggtctatagtcccttagccaatcatgACGCAGACACAACACGtgagttctcccttagccaatcaggacgcagaacataCACGTTCATAccctgtaaaaaataaaagcagtaaaaaaaatcagcgaaacagcgagtctgtgaaaggtgaaccgcgatgtagcaagggaacactgtactatcGAGTATTCCAACAGGAGGAATTTGTTTGCACTGTTTGGATGTACCGCTCTAATTTACCTGTGTAGATTTAGAACATTGCGTCGCATTAGTTCCGCTTTTGATCTCGTTTCTGAggtcagattaaaaaaaagaaagatgccGATGTGTGTCAAAATGTCGAATAGCGTCGTTGATCACTCGTGACTACCATGTCTGTTGGCCCTGGTGCCATTATGGTACCAAGTTTCAGCATGCATCCCCAATGAGAAAGTGTCATTAAATGTACCGCTGCTGCTAAACAGACAGTGTTTGACGACCTGGAGGGTGAGGAGATGAGGAGAGCACGCACTCGTTCGAACCCCTATGAAACAATCCGAGGGGGCATCTTCCTCAACAGGTGAGTCTCACTCTCTCCCTCTTCATTTACTCCCATGTACAACCTAGGTACCGAAGGtagggtacgcgtacccccaagggtacaccaattgtcacagggggtacatgaataaaaatgaaaaacgccTGAACGTCTCATGGCGCAAGGAGATCGGAGCAGaaaagcatgaagttgttcattgctctgtgtgcattatatgaacaaatactgtacagtacgttTCATGATTTGAAGATTttgtttatattggtgttccaacccccgcacggcgcagcggcgaaaacctgtcactgtgagtggggattcccccgaaaatgaggctttatcgttggttgtatgtatttttgtactttggatacggCTTTATCATGATTGCTAAACTTTCCCCTttaatttggtattaaattaatatgcagatttaaacacTAGCCATcttgagtggacaaaaaaaaattaagcacAAATTCAAGCCATTGAAACGGAAACATGgcaacatcaaactggaataaaaatatgtaggatgatttgtctattatatatacagtatatttatcagtgctcatgtgaaactatcaaaatgtgacTATTGAAAATACACTTTTGACCTGGAAGTAcgataaaaatgaattaaaaatgtgcaatatttcaagttaatttggataaaaaggtttgttttttaagtgtgcaggagtagggggtacatggcttcagataaatgtctgaaggggtacgtcactgtaaaaagtttgggaaccactgatgtagAACATCACAATTATTAGCCAAGTTATGTTTTTTAGGAATCGTTTAAGTTTAACCTCAAAAAGATACTGTTGGATGTTGACAAGTTGTATCCAATGTTTATTGAATCCAGagcagctatgaaaatggccaacATTGACCACTGCTTCGACCACATGTTCACCAACCCAAAGGATTCAGAAGGGGTGAGTGTGCAGAAGGAAATATCTCCACGTTTGTCGCATCAGTGTGGCAACAACACAAACCTTCCACACTCTCTCACCATGTAGGAGGCTCTGATCAAGAATCACGAGAACAAGCTTTTGTACTTCGGGGACGTGTGCGCAGGGCCCGGCGGCTTTTCTGAGTACATCCTGTGGAGGAGACGCTGGCACGCCAAAGGCTTCGGCATGAC
Coding sequences within it:
- the zgc:193593 gene encoding uncharacterized protein zgc:193593, whose amino-acid sequence is MFFRIPRLTPGYIRYLQTQAAQTVLQSRDGPVMPRLAFLLGFMGVGVSGYSSRQLMLHYKPASRLFR